One genomic region from bacterium encodes:
- a CDS encoding AAA family ATPase translates to MVQPLPRLPLGISDFAVLREEGMDYLYVDKTLRLLNLLNASKYLFLARPRRFGKSLLCSTIKYLYEGRRELYQGLDIEPLWNWSKTNPVVHLSLTEVSSTSPEKLDSSLRKMLNDYAIRHAILIDQDDTPRAFSMLLRGLHEMTGRRVVVIVDEYEKPVHDHITDLPMAKKMRDVLSSFYGSLKGCDAQLEKLFITGIGRMVRTSIFSELNQMKDVTLLPTAAEICGYTESELHRDFAPFISRLAQANAMTQEQAWLTLRNRYNGYWWGEGEKVYNPWAILNCVDICKFNNFWWASGTPGMLVALAATLQRPDGDLEGIKATDLSLLFDITQPKPEPLLWQSGYLTVKDFSEGVFTLGFPNAEVKEAWFSMMLGHFCGPNGPDGSTAAAVMLAALRTGNRPQFEQALISLFATIPYDIQLNREAYYHSVFFTALQAAGGEIIAESHSDKGRADAVIKTPNAIYVIEFKLGPVADALAQIKTRRYYEPYLADPRPIILLGAGGFEDKTIQCLWEDFAKSG, encoded by the coding sequence ATGGTTCAACCTTTACCCAGACTTCCCCTTGGGATCAGTGATTTCGCGGTGCTCCGCGAAGAGGGCATGGATTATCTCTACGTGGATAAGACCTTGCGCCTGCTTAACCTGCTCAACGCCAGCAAATATCTTTTCCTCGCCCGCCCGCGCCGGTTCGGCAAGTCCCTCCTCTGCTCCACTATCAAATACCTTTACGAAGGCCGCCGCGAACTCTACCAGGGCCTCGACATCGAACCCCTCTGGAACTGGAGCAAAACCAATCCAGTCGTACATCTCAGCCTGACGGAAGTCAGTTCAACATCCCCGGAAAAACTCGACAGCAGTCTCCGTAAAATGCTCAATGACTACGCCATCCGCCACGCCATTTTGATCGATCAGGACGATACCCCCCGGGCATTCAGTATGCTGCTGCGAGGCCTCCATGAAATGACCGGCCGCCGCGTCGTGGTGATTGTGGACGAATACGAGAAACCGGTGCATGACCACATCACCGATCTTCCCATGGCGAAAAAAATGCGCGATGTGCTGTCCTCCTTTTACGGCTCACTCAAAGGGTGCGATGCGCAACTCGAAAAACTCTTCATCACCGGCATCGGTCGCATGGTGCGTACCAGCATCTTCTCCGAACTGAACCAGATGAAGGATGTGACCCTTCTCCCGACAGCGGCGGAAATCTGCGGTTATACCGAGTCGGAATTGCACCGCGACTTTGCCCCCTTCATCTCTCGTCTGGCACAGGCCAACGCCATGACGCAGGAACAGGCCTGGCTCACCTTGCGAAACCGCTACAACGGCTACTGGTGGGGGGAGGGCGAAAAGGTCTACAATCCCTGGGCGATCCTCAACTGCGTTGACATCTGCAAATTCAACAATTTCTGGTGGGCCAGCGGCACGCCGGGCATGCTGGTCGCACTGGCCGCCACCCTCCAACGCCCGGATGGTGATTTGGAGGGAATCAAAGCCACGGATTTGTCATTGCTCTTCGATATCACCCAGCCCAAACCCGAGCCCCTGCTCTGGCAATCCGGTTATTTGACTGTTAAAGACTTCAGTGAAGGAGTTTTTACCTTGGGCTTCCCTAATGCCGAGGTCAAGGAAGCGTGGTTCAGCATGATGCTCGGGCACTTCTGCGGACCCAACGGACCCGACGGCTCCACGGCTGCCGCCGTAATGCTGGCGGCGCTCCGCACCGGAAACCGCCCGCAATTCGAGCAAGCGCTAATCTCCCTTTTTGCCACCATCCCTTACGACATTCAACTCAACCGCGAAGCCTACTATCACTCGGTCTTTTTTACCGCTCTCCAGGCAGCAGGTGGAGAAATCATCGCCGAATCGCACTCCGATAAAGGCCGCGCCGACGCCGTGATCAAGACCCCCAACGCCATCTACGTCATCGAGTTCAAACTCGGTCCCGTTGCCGACGCCCTGGCC
- a CDS encoding AAA family ATPase yields the protein MVQPLPRLPLGISDFAVLREEGMDYLYVDKTLRLLNLLNASKYLFLARPRRFGKSLLCSTIKYLYEGRRELYQGLDIEPLWNWSKTNPVVHLSLTEVSSTSPEKLDSSLRKMLNDYAIRHAILIDQDDTPRAFSMLLRGLHEMTGRRVVVIVDEYEKPVHDHISDPPMAKKMRDVLSSFYGSLKGCDAELEKLFITGIGRMVRTSIFSELNQMLDVTLASEAAELCGYTEEELHHDFASFISRLAQANTMTEAQAWNTLRSRYNGYWWGKGEKVYNPWAILNCLRSGEFGSYWWASGTPGMLVALAATLQRPDGDLEGVKATDLSLLFDITQPAAEPLLWQSGYLTVKAVSGQVYTLGFPNAEVREAWFSMMLGHFCGANRSVGQTSASLMLDALRTGNRPQFEQALISLFATIPYDIQLNREAYYHSVFFAALQAAGGEIIAEPHTDKGRADAVIKTPNAIYVIEFKLGPVADALAQIKSRRYYEPYLADPRPIILLGAGGFEDKTIQCLWEDFAKSG from the coding sequence ATGGTTCAACCTTTACCCAGACTTCCCCTTGGGATCAGTGATTTCGCGGTGCTCCGCGAAGAGGGCATGGATTATCTCTACGTGGATAAGACCTTGCGCCTGCTTAACCTGCTCAACGCCAGCAAATATCTTTTCCTCGCCCGCCCGCGCCGGTTCGGCAAGTCCCTCCTCTGCTCCACTATCAAATACCTTTACGAAGGCCGCCGCGAACTCTACCAGGGCCTCGACATCGAACCCCTCTGGAACTGGAGCAAAACCAATCCAGTCGTACATCTCAGCCTGACGGAAGTCAGTTCAACATCCCCGGAAAAACTCGACAGCAGTCTCCGTAAAATGCTCAATGACTACGCCATCCGCCACGCCATTTTGATCGATCAGGACGATACCCCCCGGGCATTCAGCATGCTGCTGCGAGGCCTCCATGAAATGACCGGCCGCCGCGTCGTGGTGATCGTGGATGAATACGAGAAGCCGGTACATGACCACATCAGCGATCCACCCATGGCCAAAAAAATGCGCGATGTGCTGTCCTCCTTCTACGGCTCACTCAAGGGATGCGATGCCGAGCTTGAAAAACTCTTCATCACCGGCATCGGACGAATGGTCCGCACCAGTATCTTCTCTGAACTGAACCAGATGTTGGATGTGACGCTCGCCTCTGAGGCAGCGGAACTCTGCGGGTACACCGAGGAGGAGTTACACCATGACTTCGCCTCCTTCATCTCCCGCCTGGCGCAAGCCAATACCATGACGGAGGCTCAGGCCTGGAACACCCTGCGAAGCCGCTACAATGGCTACTGGTGGGGCAAGGGCGAAAAGGTCTATAATCCCTGGGCCATTCTCAACTGTCTCCGCAGCGGCGAATTTGGCAGCTACTGGTGGGCCAGCGGCACGCCGGGCATGCTGGTCGCACTGGCCGCCACCCTCCAACGCCCGGATGGTGATTTGGAGGGAGTCAAAGCCACGGATTTGTCATTGCTCTTCGATATCACCCAGCCTGCGGCAGAGCCTCTGCTCTGGCAATCCGGTTATCTCACCGTCAAGGCCGTCAGCGGTCAGGTCTATACCCTGGGCTTCCCCAACGCCGAGGTGCGCGAGGCCTGGTTTTCAATGATGTTGGGACACTTCTGCGGCGCAAACCGATCCGTCGGGCAGACTTCCGCCTCCTTGATGCTGGACGCGCTCCGTACCGGGAACCGCCCGCAATTCGAGCAAGCGCTAATCTCCCTTTTTGCCACCATCCCTTACGACATTCAACTCAACCGCGAAGCCTACTATCACTCGGTCTTTTTTGCCGCTCTCCAGGCAGCAGGTGGAGAAATCATCGCCGAGCCCCATACCGACAAGGGCCGCGCAGACGCCGTGATCAAGACCCCCAACGCCATCTATGTGATCGAGTTCAAACTCGGTCCCGTTGCCGACGCCCTGGCCCAGATCAAGTCGCGTCGTTATTACGAACCCTACCTCGCCGATCCGCGTCCCATTATCCTGCTCGGCGCAGGTGGTTTCGAAGACAAAACTATTCAATGCCTTTGGGAAGACTTTGCTAAATCCGGTTGA
- a CDS encoding Gfo/Idh/MocA family oxidoreductase yields MNKVSIVVVGAGSRGSGYAQYAKAFPGEAEVVAVCEPRQEWRERFAKEHGLTKEKCFHDWKELLTQPKLADAALVCTVENLHRDIAVALAGMKYHLLLEKPMAPTEQECQDIYAAATKNKVILAVCHVLRYTNWFAKLKSMVDSGLIGKVQHIAATELVGSWHFAHSFVRGNFRNEKVSSPFLLAKCCHDIDLLNVLVPSRCAKVSSFGRLSHFKRENQPAGAADRCVECPTHIESQCPYSAVKIYLRDALDRLDSWPVNILTADTTPSGVGKALKEGPYGRCVYACDNDVCDHQVVNLEFENGATVGFITTAFAVGGRDYFIMGDKGSLRFTGEEIIHNDFLFGPAGRETRHAITNGDNTILSGHGGGDFGLMKQFLAAVAKGDSSVICTGPEVSLESHMIVFAAEKARKTGTVVSL; encoded by the coding sequence ATGAATAAAGTGTCGATTGTGGTGGTTGGGGCAGGAAGCAGAGGATCCGGTTACGCTCAGTATGCGAAAGCATTCCCCGGGGAGGCGGAAGTGGTGGCGGTTTGTGAGCCGCGTCAGGAGTGGCGGGAACGCTTTGCGAAAGAGCACGGCCTGACGAAAGAGAAATGTTTCCATGACTGGAAGGAGCTTCTGACTCAGCCGAAGCTCGCCGATGCCGCCCTGGTATGCACGGTCGAAAACCTGCACCGGGATATCGCGGTGGCGCTTGCGGGAATGAAATACCATCTGCTTCTGGAAAAACCGATGGCGCCGACAGAACAGGAGTGTCAGGATATCTACGCGGCCGCCACGAAGAATAAAGTGATTCTGGCCGTCTGCCATGTGCTGCGTTATACGAATTGGTTCGCTAAATTGAAATCCATGGTGGACAGCGGCCTGATTGGTAAAGTTCAGCATATTGCTGCCACGGAATTGGTTGGCTCCTGGCATTTCGCCCATTCCTTCGTGCGCGGAAATTTCCGTAACGAAAAGGTCTCTTCCCCGTTTCTGCTGGCCAAATGCTGCCATGACATTGATCTGTTAAATGTTCTGGTTCCGTCCCGTTGTGCGAAGGTCTCGTCTTTCGGCAGACTAAGCCATTTTAAGCGCGAGAACCAGCCGGCTGGAGCGGCAGACCGATGTGTGGAATGTCCCACTCACATAGAGTCCCAATGTCCTTATTCGGCGGTTAAAATATACCTGCGTGACGCTTTGGACAGGCTTGATAGTTGGCCAGTCAACATATTAACCGCAGACACCACCCCGTCCGGCGTGGGCAAAGCGTTGAAAGAAGGCCCATACGGAAGATGCGTCTATGCCTGTGACAACGATGTCTGCGATCATCAGGTGGTTAATCTCGAGTTTGAGAATGGGGCCACCGTTGGTTTTATTACTACGGCCTTTGCGGTTGGCGGGCGCGACTATTTCATAATGGGCGACAAGGGTTCGTTGCGATTCACGGGCGAAGAGATTATCCATAATGACTTCCTGTTTGGGCCAGCTGGACGGGAGACCCGGCATGCGATCACGAATGGTGACAACACCATTCTCAGTGGCCATGGCGGCGGTGATTTTGGCCTGATGAAGCAGTTTCTGGCGGCCGTCGCCAAAGGCGATTCAAGCGTCATCTGCACGGGACCTGAGGTCTCCCTCGAAAGCCATATGATTGTGTTTGCAGCGGAAAAGGCGCGGAAAACGGGCACGGTCGTGTCCCTTTGA